The Streptomyces sp. NBC_01463 DNA window ACTCAAGAAGATCGCCGCGGAAATACAGGATGAGACGGACCGGCTGACAGCCGTGCAGGCCCAAGCCGCCGAAGAGGAACAACACTGACACCTCGCATCCACGACGAGCCAGGGGCCGGTCCCGACCGGCCGACGGGCGGCTCCCCACAAGGGGAGCCGCCCGTTCTCGTACCCGCGGAAGCGTCCGGTCAGTCAGCGTCCTTCATCCACTCGATGGCCGCGGAGATCCGCGTGTAGACGCCAGGGCTGCCCGCGCGGCCGCACCCGCTCCCCCAGGACACGAGGCCGACGAGCCTCCCCTGGGCCACCAGGGGCCCTCCACTGTCTCCCTGGCAGGCGTCGTACCCTCCCTCGGGTTCGCCCGCGCAGAGCATCGCTGAGGCCTCGTACGTGCCGTTCCCGCCCCCCGGGTAGGCCTGCTCGCACGAGCTGTCCGGCAGCACGGTCACCTTCGCGGACCTGAGTGACGTCGCGTAGTCACCGTTGCCGGTCGTGTCACCCCAGCCGTAGACGACCGCCGCGGTCCCGGAGTCGTACGCGGAGTCACCGGCCGGCGCCATGGGGATCACGCTCTGTTCGGGCAGCGCCTCGGCGAGAGTGAGCACGGCGACGTCACCGCTGTTCGTGGTGGCGTCGAAACCGGGATTGACCCAGGTGCCGCTCACCGCGATCTCCTTGCCGTCGGTGCCGTTCAGCTCGTCGCGGCCGGAGATGATCCGCAGATCGCGGACCTGGCCGACATCGACACCCAGCGCCTCCCGGGTCAGACAGTGCGCGGCCGTGATCGCCTTCTTCGGCTCCACCACCACGGCGCCGCAGAACTGACCGGCCCGGGTACCTCCGAACCGGTCACGGCTGGAGAGGGCCACCACCCAGGGACTGTCCTTGACGTGCGCGGGCTGGCCTCCGATGACGATGCTGTCCGCGACTGCCGCGGCAGGGGATCCGAGCGGTATCACTGCCGCTGCGGCAGTGAGGGCGAGCGCCCCGGTCATGGCGCGGACGACGGTACGGGACATGTGTGCTCCTGACTCTGTGATGGACCTTGCCTACCCAGAGTCATTCCGCTGTCACCAACCCGCACCCGCGCGAAATCGGCGGCGCCCGCCCGCACCGGAAACGGCCGAGGGCCCGGATCCCCTGGGGGATCCGGGCCCTCGGCCGATGTGCCGGTCGGGACGGCGGCCTAGTCGAGGTAGTCGCGCAGCACCTGCGAACGCGACGGGTGGCGCAGCTTCGACATGGTCTTCGACTCGATCTGACGGATGCGCTCACGCGTCACGCCGTAGACCTTGCCGATCTCGTCCAGCGTCTTCGGCTGTCCGTCGGTGAGGCCGAAGCGCATGGAGACCACGCCCGCCTCACGCTCGGACAGCGTGTCGAGCACCGAGTGCAGCTGCTCCTGCAGAAGCGTGAAGCTGACCGCGTCCGCCGGGACGACCGCCTCGGAGTCCTCGATCAGGTCACCGAACTCGCTGTCGCCGTCCTCACCCAGGGGGGTGTGGAGGGAGATCGGCTCGCGACCGTACTTCTGGACCTCGATGACCTTCTCGGGGGTCATGTCGAGTTCCTTGGCCAGCTCCTCCGGGGTGGGCTCACGGCCCAGGTCCTGGAGCATCTGACGCTGCACACGCGCGAGCTTGTTGATGACCTCGACCATGTGCACCGGGATACGGATGGTGCGGGCCTGGTCGGCCATGGCGCGGGTGATCGCCTGACGGATCCACCAGGTGGCGTACGTGGAGAACTTGTAGCCCTTGGTGTAGTCGAACTTCTCGACCGCGCGGATCAGACCGAGGTTGCCCTCCTGGATCAGGTCCAGGAAGAGCATGCCGCGGCCGGTGTAGCGCTTGGCCAGCGAGACCACGAGACGGAGGTTGGCCTCCAGCAGGTGGTTCTTGGCGCGGCGGCCGTCCTCGGCGATGATCTCCAGCTCACGCTTGAGCTTGGGAGCGAGCTTGTCGGCGTTCGCCAGCTTGTCCTCGGCGAACAGGCCCGCCTCGATGCGCTTGGCGAGCTCGACCTCCTGCTCGGCGTTGAGGAGCGGGACC harbors:
- a CDS encoding RNA polymerase sigma factor, whose product is MSASTSRTLPPEIAESESVMALIERGKADGQIAGDDVRRAFEADQIPPTQWKNVLRSLNQILEEEGVTLMVSAAEPSKRARKSVAAKSPVKRTATKTVAAKTTVTRTVAATAAPSAETVDAVADDAAAAAPAKKAAAKKTAAKKTAVKKTAAKKTASKKAGKQDDEVLDGDDAAEEVKSGKGEEEEGEGENKGFVLSDDDEDDAPAQQVAVAGATADPVKDYLKQIGKVPLLNAEQEVELAKRIEAGLFAEDKLANADKLAPKLKRELEIIAEDGRRAKNHLLEANLRLVVSLAKRYTGRGMLFLDLIQEGNLGLIRAVEKFDYTKGYKFSTYATWWIRQAITRAMADQARTIRIPVHMVEVINKLARVQRQMLQDLGREPTPEELAKELDMTPEKVIEVQKYGREPISLHTPLGEDGDSEFGDLIEDSEAVVPADAVSFTLLQEQLHSVLDTLSEREAGVVSMRFGLTDGQPKTLDEIGKVYGVTRERIRQIESKTMSKLRHPSRSQVLRDYLD
- a CDS encoding serine protease: MSRTVVRAMTGALALTAAAAVIPLGSPAAAVADSIVIGGQPAHVKDSPWVVALSSRDRFGGTRAGQFCGAVVVEPKKAITAAHCLTREALGVDVGQVRDLRIISGRDELNGTDGKEIAVSGTWVNPGFDATTNSGDVAVLTLAEALPEQSVIPMAPAGDSAYDSGTAAVVYGWGDTTGNGDYATSLRSAKVTVLPDSSCEQAYPGGGNGTYEASAMLCAGEPEGGYDACQGDSGGPLVAQGRLVGLVSWGSGCGRAGSPGVYTRISAAIEWMKDAD